In Tursiops truncatus isolate mTurTru1 chromosome X, mTurTru1.mat.Y, whole genome shotgun sequence, the following proteins share a genomic window:
- the LOC101329441 gene encoding olfactory receptor 3A1-like produces IPMYFFLANLSLLDTAYISTMVPQILVHLLAPVRVMPRHACLTQIFFLHFLAPWECCLCTATAYDHYAAICQPLRYLVLMGQRTRTGLASISCLLALTSALTHTILAALLKFCGPRLITHFSCDLPPLLKLSCSTTWANELALLFFGFLVALAPCALVVSSYIHVVAAVFRTHSAEGRRKAFSTRGAHITMVCIFYITSVLHCILPSSSHSGLRDRVLSVLYVGLAPMLDPIVYGTCEARPHSSTVRLAHT; encoded by the coding sequence ATTCCCATGTATTTCTTCCTGGCCAACCTCTCGCTGCTGGATACTGCCTATATCTCCACCATGGTGCCCCAGATTCTAGTACATCTGCTGGCACCAGTGCGGGTCATGCCCCGTCATGCTTGTCTCACCCAGATATTCTTTCTCCACTTCCTGGCTCCCTGGGAGTGCTGCCTGTGCACAGCCACGGCCTATGACCACTACGCAGCCATCTGCCAGCCACTGCGCTACCTAGTCCTCATGGGCCAAAGGACCCGGACAGGACTGGCTTCAATCTCCTGCCTGCTTGCTTTGACCAGTGCCCTCACCCACACCATCCTTGCGGCTCTCCTCAAGTTCTGTGGACCCCGCCTTATCACCCACTTCTCTTGTGACCTCCCTCCACTGCTCAAACTCTCTTGCTCCACCACGTGGGCCAATGAACTTGCCCTGCTCTTCTTCGGTTTTCTGGTGGCTCTTGCACCCTGTGCCCTGGTTGTGAGCTCCTATATACATGTTGTCGCTGCGGTTTTCAGGACTCACTCTGCCGAGGGCCGAAGAAAAGCCTTTTCTACCCGTGGCGCTCACATCACCATGGTCTGTATTTTCTACATCACTTCAGTCCTCCACTGCATCCTTCCCAGCTCTTCACACTCTGGCTTGAGAGACCGGGTTCTTTCcgtgctgtatgtgggcctcgcTCCCATGCTCGACCCCATCGTCTACGGCACATGCGAAGCAAGGCCACACTCCTCCACAGTGCGGCTGGCACATACCTGA